The following are encoded together in the Vigna angularis cultivar LongXiaoDou No.4 chromosome 9, ASM1680809v1, whole genome shotgun sequence genome:
- the LOC108346940 gene encoding uncharacterized protein LOC108346940 isoform X1, whose translation MSQQKQAQMVGGNNQEQYNDTTFTKIFVGGLAWETQRDTMRRYFEQFGEILEAVVITDKNTGRSKGYGFVTFKDPEAAMRACQNPSPVIDGRRANCNLASLGANKNRPPTFQHGSGRFRPPPPAYHGSSSTATFSHQPPRQYSFPYSAYGYSGYSQDNLYPMNYYNVYGVQQFSAYYPSAGASGAVGLIHNIYPFYGQYAQSIQAHGFGVQYPQMAQFPFLPDPYGSTGILSYPSSVSVPTTTAVSVTGTATTTITPTTSTGVTATVAGSSQASQAASEQNSTSSKIQNMQG comes from the exons ATGTCTCAACAAAAGCAAGCTCAGATGGTAGGTGGTAACAACCAGGAGCAATATAATGACACAACTTTTACCAAAATCTTTGTTGGAGGGTTGGCTTGGGAGACTCAGAGGGACACAATGAGGAGGTATTTTGAGCAATTTGGAGAGATCTTGGAGGCTGTTGTGATCACTGATAAGAACACTGGGAGATCCAAGGGTTATGGCTTT GTCACATTTAAGGATCCTGAGGCAGCCATGAGAGCATGTCAGAACCCATCTCCAGTTATTGATGGAAGAAGGGCTAACTGCAATCTTGCTTCTCTTGGTGCAAACAAGAACCGACCACCAACTTTTCAGCATG GTTCAGGACGGTTCAGGCCTCCACCACCTGCTTATCATGGTTCTTCATCTACTGCTACATTTTCCCATCAACCCCCTAGGCAATACTCATTTCCTTATTCAGCTTACGG ATATTCTGGATATTCACAAGACAACTTGTATCCTATG AACTACTATAATGTCTATGGAGTTCAACAATTTTCAGCTTACTACCCATCTGCTGGAGCTTCTGGTGCAGTAGGGTTGATCCATAATATTTATCCCTTTTATGGTCAATATGCACAGAGTATTCAGGCTCATGGTTTTGGGGTTCAATACCCTCAAATGGCACAGTTTCCATTTTTGCCTGACCCTTATGGCTCCACTGGGATATTGTCATATCCTTCTTCAGTATCAGTGCCAACTACTACTGCAG TTTCAGTAACAGGAACTGCTACCACAACTATAACACCAACAACATCAACTGGTGTGACAGCAACAGTGGCTGGTAGTTCACAAGCCTCACAAGCAGCTTCTGAACAAAATTCTACATCTTCGAAGATACAGAACATGCAAGGCTAA
- the LOC108346940 gene encoding uncharacterized protein LOC108346940 isoform X2, with protein sequence MSQQKQAQMVGGNNQEQYNDTTFTKIFVGGLAWETQRDTMRRYFEQFGEILEAVVITDKNTGRSKGYGFVTFKDPEAAMRACQNPSPVIDGRRANCNLASLGANKNRPPTFQHGSGRFRPPPPAYHGSSSTATFSHQPPRQYSFPYSAYGYSGYSQDNLYPMNYYNVYGVQQFSAYYPSAGASGAVGLIHNIYPFYGQYAQSIQAHGFGVQYPQMAQFPFLPDPYGSTGILSYPSSVSVPTTTAVTGTATTTITPTTSTGVTATVAGSSQASQAASEQNSTSSKIQNMQG encoded by the exons ATGTCTCAACAAAAGCAAGCTCAGATGGTAGGTGGTAACAACCAGGAGCAATATAATGACACAACTTTTACCAAAATCTTTGTTGGAGGGTTGGCTTGGGAGACTCAGAGGGACACAATGAGGAGGTATTTTGAGCAATTTGGAGAGATCTTGGAGGCTGTTGTGATCACTGATAAGAACACTGGGAGATCCAAGGGTTATGGCTTT GTCACATTTAAGGATCCTGAGGCAGCCATGAGAGCATGTCAGAACCCATCTCCAGTTATTGATGGAAGAAGGGCTAACTGCAATCTTGCTTCTCTTGGTGCAAACAAGAACCGACCACCAACTTTTCAGCATG GTTCAGGACGGTTCAGGCCTCCACCACCTGCTTATCATGGTTCTTCATCTACTGCTACATTTTCCCATCAACCCCCTAGGCAATACTCATTTCCTTATTCAGCTTACGG ATATTCTGGATATTCACAAGACAACTTGTATCCTATG AACTACTATAATGTCTATGGAGTTCAACAATTTTCAGCTTACTACCCATCTGCTGGAGCTTCTGGTGCAGTAGGGTTGATCCATAATATTTATCCCTTTTATGGTCAATATGCACAGAGTATTCAGGCTCATGGTTTTGGGGTTCAATACCCTCAAATGGCACAGTTTCCATTTTTGCCTGACCCTTATGGCTCCACTGGGATATTGTCATATCCTTCTTCAGTATCAGTGCCAACTACTACTGCAG TAACAGGAACTGCTACCACAACTATAACACCAACAACATCAACTGGTGTGACAGCAACAGTGGCTGGTAGTTCACAAGCCTCACAAGCAGCTTCTGAACAAAATTCTACATCTTCGAAGATACAGAACATGCAAGGCTAA
- the LOC108346940 gene encoding uncharacterized protein LOC108346940 isoform X4, with the protein MSQQKQAQMVGGNNQEQYNDTTFTKIFVGGLAWETQRDTMRRYFEQFGEILEAVVITDKNTGRSKGYGFVTFKDPEAAMRACQNPSPVIDGRRANCNLASLGANKNRPPTFQHGSGRFRPPPPAYHGSSSTATFSHQPPRQYSFPYSAYGYSGYSQDNLYPMNYYNVYGVQQFSAYYPSAGASGAVGLIHNIYPFYGQYAQSIQAHGFGVQYPQMAQFPFLPDPYGSTGILSYPSSVSVPTTTAGTATTTITPTTSTGVTATVAGSSQASQAASEQNSTSSKIQNMQG; encoded by the exons ATGTCTCAACAAAAGCAAGCTCAGATGGTAGGTGGTAACAACCAGGAGCAATATAATGACACAACTTTTACCAAAATCTTTGTTGGAGGGTTGGCTTGGGAGACTCAGAGGGACACAATGAGGAGGTATTTTGAGCAATTTGGAGAGATCTTGGAGGCTGTTGTGATCACTGATAAGAACACTGGGAGATCCAAGGGTTATGGCTTT GTCACATTTAAGGATCCTGAGGCAGCCATGAGAGCATGTCAGAACCCATCTCCAGTTATTGATGGAAGAAGGGCTAACTGCAATCTTGCTTCTCTTGGTGCAAACAAGAACCGACCACCAACTTTTCAGCATG GTTCAGGACGGTTCAGGCCTCCACCACCTGCTTATCATGGTTCTTCATCTACTGCTACATTTTCCCATCAACCCCCTAGGCAATACTCATTTCCTTATTCAGCTTACGG ATATTCTGGATATTCACAAGACAACTTGTATCCTATG AACTACTATAATGTCTATGGAGTTCAACAATTTTCAGCTTACTACCCATCTGCTGGAGCTTCTGGTGCAGTAGGGTTGATCCATAATATTTATCCCTTTTATGGTCAATATGCACAGAGTATTCAGGCTCATGGTTTTGGGGTTCAATACCCTCAAATGGCACAGTTTCCATTTTTGCCTGACCCTTATGGCTCCACTGGGATATTGTCATATCCTTCTTCAGTATCAGTGCCAACTACTACTGCAG GAACTGCTACCACAACTATAACACCAACAACATCAACTGGTGTGACAGCAACAGTGGCTGGTAGTTCACAAGCCTCACAAGCAGCTTCTGAACAAAATTCTACATCTTCGAAGATACAGAACATGCAAGGCTAA
- the LOC108346940 gene encoding uncharacterized protein LOC108346940 isoform X3 — translation MSQQKQAQMVGGNNQEQYNDTTFTKIFVGGLAWETQRDTMRRYFEQFGEILEAVVITDKNTGRSKGYGFVTFKDPEAAMRACQNPSPVIDGRRANCNLASLGANKNRPPTFQHGRFRPPPPAYHGSSSTATFSHQPPRQYSFPYSAYGYSGYSQDNLYPMNYYNVYGVQQFSAYYPSAGASGAVGLIHNIYPFYGQYAQSIQAHGFGVQYPQMAQFPFLPDPYGSTGILSYPSSVSVPTTTAVSVTGTATTTITPTTSTGVTATVAGSSQASQAASEQNSTSSKIQNMQG, via the exons ATGTCTCAACAAAAGCAAGCTCAGATGGTAGGTGGTAACAACCAGGAGCAATATAATGACACAACTTTTACCAAAATCTTTGTTGGAGGGTTGGCTTGGGAGACTCAGAGGGACACAATGAGGAGGTATTTTGAGCAATTTGGAGAGATCTTGGAGGCTGTTGTGATCACTGATAAGAACACTGGGAGATCCAAGGGTTATGGCTTT GTCACATTTAAGGATCCTGAGGCAGCCATGAGAGCATGTCAGAACCCATCTCCAGTTATTGATGGAAGAAGGGCTAACTGCAATCTTGCTTCTCTTGGTGCAAACAAGAACCGACCACCAACTTTTCAGCATG GACGGTTCAGGCCTCCACCACCTGCTTATCATGGTTCTTCATCTACTGCTACATTTTCCCATCAACCCCCTAGGCAATACTCATTTCCTTATTCAGCTTACGG ATATTCTGGATATTCACAAGACAACTTGTATCCTATG AACTACTATAATGTCTATGGAGTTCAACAATTTTCAGCTTACTACCCATCTGCTGGAGCTTCTGGTGCAGTAGGGTTGATCCATAATATTTATCCCTTTTATGGTCAATATGCACAGAGTATTCAGGCTCATGGTTTTGGGGTTCAATACCCTCAAATGGCACAGTTTCCATTTTTGCCTGACCCTTATGGCTCCACTGGGATATTGTCATATCCTTCTTCAGTATCAGTGCCAACTACTACTGCAG TTTCAGTAACAGGAACTGCTACCACAACTATAACACCAACAACATCAACTGGTGTGACAGCAACAGTGGCTGGTAGTTCACAAGCCTCACAAGCAGCTTCTGAACAAAATTCTACATCTTCGAAGATACAGAACATGCAAGGCTAA
- the LOC108347726 gene encoding protein IQ-DOMAIN 17 isoform X1 codes for MGKKGSGSSWLTAVKRAFRSPTKDSDKRSGRRREDCDQEEDEEKKREKRRWIFRKTHMSQEGVNNNNSTQQKLKHDVAAAGGVSRTDQDQKHALAVAVATAEAAMATAQAAVEVARLNKPASHAREHYAAVVIQTAFRGYLARRALRALKGLVKLQALVRGHNVRKQAKMTLRCMQALVRVQARVLDQRIRSSLDGSRKSTFSDTASVWDSRYLQDISDRKSVVSERSREGSSIADDWDERPHTVEEVKAMLQQRKEAALKRDKTLSHAFSQQIWRNGRTSSIGNEDELEERPKWLDRWMATKPWENRGRASTDQRDPIKTVEIDTSQPYSYLGTNYRRSHPNYQYNPNHHQPQRHSIGSPLHRSHQNGSLHQSPATPSPSKSRPIQVRSASPRCIREDRNYPTSQTPSLRSNYHYTGNLYQNGRAVGTGSSSSNGATLPNYMAATESAKARIRSQSAPRQRPSTPERDRVGSAKKRLSFPAPDPYSVGVSYGNYGHSLRSPSFKSVSGSHFGLERQSNYSSCCTESLGGGEVSPSSTGDLRRWLR; via the exons ATGGGGAAGAAGGGAAGTGGTAGTTCGTGGTTAACTGCTGTCAAAAGGGCATTCAGATCTCCCACCAAAGACAGTGACAAAAGGAGTGGTAGAAGAAGAGAAGACTGTGAtcaagaagaagacgaagaaaag AAAAGGGAAAAGAGAAGATGGATTTTCAGGAAGACTCACATGAGTCAAGAAGGAGTGAACAACAACAACAGTACTCAACAAAAGTTGAAGCATGATGTGGCGGCAGCTGGTGGGGTTTCAAGGACAGACCAGGATCAGAAGCATGCACTTGCGGTGGCCGTGGCCACAGCAGAAGCTGCCATGGCGACCGCTCAGGCTGCGGTGGAGGTGGCAAGGTTGAACAAACCTGCTAGCCATGCAAGGGAGCATTATGCTGCTGTTGTGATCCAAACAGCTTTCAGAGGGTATCTG GCCAGAAGAGCACTTCGTGCACTAAAGGGGTTGGTGAAGTTGCAAGCTTTGGTTAGGGGTCACAATGTTAGGAAGCAGGCAAAGATGACTCTTAGATGCATGCAGGCTTTGGTTAGAGTTCAAGCAAGGGTCCTTGACCAGCGCATAAGGTCTTCACTTGACGGTAGCAGAAAATCCACTTTCAGTGACACCGCCAGTGTTTGGGACTCTCGGTATCTTCAGGATATTTCAGATAGGAAATCAGTAGTAAGTGAGAGG TCAAGAGAGGGGAGCAGCATTGCAGATGACTGGGATGAACGTCCACACACAGTTGAAGAAGTGAAGGCTATGTTGCAGCAGAGGAAGGAAGCTGCACTGAAGAGAGACAAGACCTTGTCCCACGCCTTTTCTCAACAG ATTTGGAGGAATGGTAGGACATCATCAATTGGAAACGAAGATGAGTTGGAAGAGAGACCAAAATGGCTAGATCGGTGGATGGCCACAAAGCCATGGGAAAACAGAGGAAGAGCTTCAACTGATCAGAGAGACCCAATCAAGACTGTGGAGATTGACACATCTCAGCCATATTCATATCTAGGAACCAATTACAGAAGATCACATccaaattatcaatataacccAAACCACCATCAACCACAAAGGCATTCCATTGGTTCACCACTCCACAGATCTCACCAAAATGGATCCCTTCACCAGTCCCCTGCAACCCCTTCTCCTTCCAAATCAAGACCCATCCAAGTCCGGTCAGCAAGCCCTCGTTGCATCAGAGAAGACAGAAACTACCCCACTTCCCAAACACCAAGCTTGAGGTCAAATTACCATTACACTGGAAACTTGTACCAAAATGGAAGGGCTGTGGGAACTGGAAGTAGTAGTAGTAATGGTGCTACATTGCCGAATTACATGGCGGCAACGGAGTCTGCAAAGGCTCGAATCCGGTCACAAAGCGCGCCGAGGCAGAGGCCGTCGACACCAGAGAGGGACAGGGTTGGATCAGCAAAGAAAAGGCTTTCTTTTCCTGCTCCTGACCCTTATAGCGTGGGAGTGAGTTATGGAAATTACGGGCACAGTTTGAGGAGTCCAAGCTTCAAGAGTGTGAGTGGATCACACTTTGGGTTGGAGCGGCAGTCAAATTACTCCTCTTGCTGCACTGAAAGTCTTGGTGGTGGTGAGGTTTCTCCTTCTTCAACCGGTGACCTTAGGAGGTGGTTGAGATGA
- the LOC108347726 gene encoding protein IQ-DOMAIN 17 isoform X2: MGKKGSGSSWLTAVKRAFRSPTKDSDKRSGRRREDCDQEEDEEKKREKRRWIFRKTHMSQEGVNNNNSTQQKLKHDVAAAGGVSRTDQDQKHALAVAVATAEAAMATAQAAVEVARLNKPASHAREHYAAVVIQTAFRGYLARRALRALKGLVKLQALVRGHNVRKQAKMTLRCMQALVRVQARVLDQRIRSSLDGSRKSTFSDTASVWDSRYLQDISDRKSVSREGSSIADDWDERPHTVEEVKAMLQQRKEAALKRDKTLSHAFSQQIWRNGRTSSIGNEDELEERPKWLDRWMATKPWENRGRASTDQRDPIKTVEIDTSQPYSYLGTNYRRSHPNYQYNPNHHQPQRHSIGSPLHRSHQNGSLHQSPATPSPSKSRPIQVRSASPRCIREDRNYPTSQTPSLRSNYHYTGNLYQNGRAVGTGSSSSNGATLPNYMAATESAKARIRSQSAPRQRPSTPERDRVGSAKKRLSFPAPDPYSVGVSYGNYGHSLRSPSFKSVSGSHFGLERQSNYSSCCTESLGGGEVSPSSTGDLRRWLR, from the exons ATGGGGAAGAAGGGAAGTGGTAGTTCGTGGTTAACTGCTGTCAAAAGGGCATTCAGATCTCCCACCAAAGACAGTGACAAAAGGAGTGGTAGAAGAAGAGAAGACTGTGAtcaagaagaagacgaagaaaag AAAAGGGAAAAGAGAAGATGGATTTTCAGGAAGACTCACATGAGTCAAGAAGGAGTGAACAACAACAACAGTACTCAACAAAAGTTGAAGCATGATGTGGCGGCAGCTGGTGGGGTTTCAAGGACAGACCAGGATCAGAAGCATGCACTTGCGGTGGCCGTGGCCACAGCAGAAGCTGCCATGGCGACCGCTCAGGCTGCGGTGGAGGTGGCAAGGTTGAACAAACCTGCTAGCCATGCAAGGGAGCATTATGCTGCTGTTGTGATCCAAACAGCTTTCAGAGGGTATCTG GCCAGAAGAGCACTTCGTGCACTAAAGGGGTTGGTGAAGTTGCAAGCTTTGGTTAGGGGTCACAATGTTAGGAAGCAGGCAAAGATGACTCTTAGATGCATGCAGGCTTTGGTTAGAGTTCAAGCAAGGGTCCTTGACCAGCGCATAAGGTCTTCACTTGACGGTAGCAGAAAATCCACTTTCAGTGACACCGCCAGTGTTTGGGACTCTCGGTATCTTCAGGATATTTCAGATAGGAAATCAGTA TCAAGAGAGGGGAGCAGCATTGCAGATGACTGGGATGAACGTCCACACACAGTTGAAGAAGTGAAGGCTATGTTGCAGCAGAGGAAGGAAGCTGCACTGAAGAGAGACAAGACCTTGTCCCACGCCTTTTCTCAACAG ATTTGGAGGAATGGTAGGACATCATCAATTGGAAACGAAGATGAGTTGGAAGAGAGACCAAAATGGCTAGATCGGTGGATGGCCACAAAGCCATGGGAAAACAGAGGAAGAGCTTCAACTGATCAGAGAGACCCAATCAAGACTGTGGAGATTGACACATCTCAGCCATATTCATATCTAGGAACCAATTACAGAAGATCACATccaaattatcaatataacccAAACCACCATCAACCACAAAGGCATTCCATTGGTTCACCACTCCACAGATCTCACCAAAATGGATCCCTTCACCAGTCCCCTGCAACCCCTTCTCCTTCCAAATCAAGACCCATCCAAGTCCGGTCAGCAAGCCCTCGTTGCATCAGAGAAGACAGAAACTACCCCACTTCCCAAACACCAAGCTTGAGGTCAAATTACCATTACACTGGAAACTTGTACCAAAATGGAAGGGCTGTGGGAACTGGAAGTAGTAGTAGTAATGGTGCTACATTGCCGAATTACATGGCGGCAACGGAGTCTGCAAAGGCTCGAATCCGGTCACAAAGCGCGCCGAGGCAGAGGCCGTCGACACCAGAGAGGGACAGGGTTGGATCAGCAAAGAAAAGGCTTTCTTTTCCTGCTCCTGACCCTTATAGCGTGGGAGTGAGTTATGGAAATTACGGGCACAGTTTGAGGAGTCCAAGCTTCAAGAGTGTGAGTGGATCACACTTTGGGTTGGAGCGGCAGTCAAATTACTCCTCTTGCTGCACTGAAAGTCTTGGTGGTGGTGAGGTTTCTCCTTCTTCAACCGGTGACCTTAGGAGGTGGTTGAGATGA